A window of Staphylococcus sp. 17KM0847 contains these coding sequences:
- a CDS encoding molybdenum cofactor biosynthesis protein B: MHVNVKLDRQIRCAVLTVSDTRTVETDKGGQLVKTLLETINTEIQPAHYCIVKDDKVQIQRQIQDWLADDIDVIITTGGTGIAQRDVTIEAVTPLLTKQIEGFGELFRYLSYTEDVGTRALLSRAIGGTVDDKLIFCLPGSTGAVKLGLNKLILPELNHLIHELTK; the protein is encoded by the coding sequence ATGCATGTAAATGTAAAGTTAGATAGACAGATACGCTGTGCAGTATTAACTGTCTCAGACACACGTACAGTTGAAACAGATAAAGGTGGACAATTGGTTAAAACACTATTAGAAACAATTAACACGGAAATACAACCTGCACATTACTGTATTGTGAAAGATGATAAAGTACAAATTCAGAGGCAAATTCAAGATTGGTTGGCTGATGATATAGATGTCATCATTACAACGGGTGGCACAGGTATTGCTCAAAGAGATGTTACAATAGAAGCAGTAACTCCTTTGCTAACCAAACAAATAGAAGGTTTTGGAGAACTTTTTCGCTATTTAAGTTATACAGAAGATGTTGGAACACGAGCACTACTATCTCGAGCAATAGGTGGTACGGTTGATGACAAATTGATTTTTTGCTTACCGGGATCAACAGGAGCTGTGAAGTTAGGGCTGAATAAGCTCATACTCCCTGAGTTGAATCATCTCATACATGAATTGACAAAGTAG
- the moaC gene encoding cyclic pyranopterin monophosphate synthase MoaC, with product MSEFTHINEQGRAKMVDVSEKSITKRTAIAHSSIIVNDTIYQQITNNTNKKGNVLNTAQIAGIMAAKNTASLIPMCHPLPISGVDVSFDWSSTDTQHTLHIETTVSTTGRTGVEMEALTAASATALTVYDMCKAVDKGMIIGQTYLVKKTGGKSDYARQ from the coding sequence ATGTCTGAATTTACTCACATCAATGAACAAGGGCGCGCTAAAATGGTTGACGTTTCTGAAAAATCAATCACTAAAAGAACGGCAATTGCACATTCAAGTATTATTGTAAATGATACTATCTATCAACAAATCACTAACAATACAAATAAAAAGGGCAATGTTCTTAACACTGCACAAATTGCAGGTATTATGGCCGCTAAAAATACAGCGTCACTCATTCCAATGTGTCACCCATTGCCCATATCTGGTGTTGATGTTTCTTTTGATTGGTCATCTACTGACACACAACATACACTTCATATTGAAACAACAGTCTCTACAACTGGACGTACTGGTGTAGAGATGGAAGCACTCACTGCTGCATCTGCAACAGCACTTACCGTATATGATATGTGTAAAGCCGTTGACAAAGGGATGATTATCGGACAAACATATCTTGTTAAAAAGACAGGCGGCAAATCTGACTATGCACGTCAGTAA
- the mobB gene encoding molybdopterin-guanine dinucleotide biosynthesis protein B → MILQIVGFKNSGKTTLMAYAVHKLKTLGYPVVTIKHHGHADEEITLPVDTVDHMRHFKAGADQSIVQGHDYIEMIQRNNQTSLETLIESCVTMDNSIILVEGYKQAQYHKVIVYSTEDEKLKLQQLENVQYQINGTVENIDFSKFGLWLEMWAKQRVGE, encoded by the coding sequence ATGATTCTGCAAATTGTTGGCTTTAAAAATAGTGGGAAAACGACATTAATGGCGTATGCTGTACATAAATTGAAGACATTAGGTTACCCTGTTGTAACGATCAAGCATCATGGACATGCTGATGAAGAGATTACTTTGCCTGTCGATACAGTAGATCATATGCGCCATTTTAAAGCAGGTGCAGATCAAAGCATTGTTCAAGGACACGATTATATTGAAATGATACAGCGTAATAATCAGACATCACTTGAGACTTTGATTGAATCGTGTGTTACGATGGACAATAGTATTATCCTTGTAGAAGGTTATAAACAAGCGCAGTATCACAAAGTCATTGTATACAGTACGGAAGATGAAAAGTTAAAACTACAACAGTTAGAAAATGTGCAATATCAAATAAACGGTACAGTAGAGAACATAGATTTTTCGAAGTTTGGTCTATGGTTGGAGATGTGGGCGAAGCAGAGAGTAGGTGAGTAA
- the moaD gene encoding molybdopterin converting factor subunit 1, whose amino-acid sequence MKVLYFAEIKEKLDRAEDTFHFDYELTVAELKQHLYQTYPVIQGKTFQVAVNEEFVQEDAIITTDDVIALIPPVSGG is encoded by the coding sequence GTGAAAGTCCTTTATTTTGCGGAAATTAAAGAAAAATTAGACCGTGCAGAAGATACATTTCATTTTGATTATGAGTTGACAGTAGCGGAACTTAAACAGCATTTATATCAAACTTATCCAGTTATTCAAGGCAAAACTTTTCAAGTTGCAGTGAATGAAGAGTTTGTACAGGAAGATGCCATTATTACCACTGATGATGTTATCGCACTGATCCCACCAGTGAGTGGAGGTTAA
- a CDS encoding molybdenum cofactor biosynthesis protein MoaE: MKQYEVTTQVIEPEQYRRWTLNAKQGAVVVFTGHVREWTKGIRTEYLEYEAYVPMAEKKLAQIGEEISVRWPGTVTAIVHRIGALDISDIAVCISVSSPHRKDAYAANEYAIERIKEVVPIWKKEIWEDGAQWQGHQRGYHEDAVEKGEV, from the coding sequence TTGAAACAATATGAAGTAACGACACAGGTCATTGAACCAGAACAGTATAGACGATGGACATTAAATGCTAAACAAGGTGCAGTTGTAGTGTTTACAGGTCATGTACGCGAATGGACAAAAGGCATTCGTACAGAGTATTTAGAATATGAGGCTTATGTTCCAATGGCAGAAAAAAAACTTGCACAAATTGGTGAAGAAATTAGTGTGCGTTGGCCGGGGACAGTGACAGCAATTGTGCATCGTATTGGTGCTTTAGATATATCAGATATTGCAGTATGTATTAGTGTATCTTCACCACATCGTAAAGATGCATATGCTGCTAATGAGTACGCAATAGAAAGAATTAAAGAAGTTGTCCCAATATGGAAAAAAGAGATATGGGAAGACGGTGCGCAATGGCAAGGTCATCAGCGAGGTTATCATGAAGATGCTGTGGAGAAGGGAGAGGTGTGA
- the glp gene encoding gephyrin-like molybdotransferase Glp: MVVEKRHPIPVAEAIKRVVSVPICTETIQENIYNCEGYILAEDIVATYDIPRFDKSPYDGFAIRSEDSQGASGENRIAFEVVDHIGAGAVSSQTLQQGQAVRIMTGAQIPEGADAVVMLEQTTETTNGFTVRKPFGHLENISLQGEETKTGDVVLHRGQRINAGAVAVLATFGYAEIPVYRKPTAAIIATGSELLDVTDDLEPGKIRNSNGPMIHALLQKEGITCERYNIQKDYYDDSLDVVQSALAKHDIVITTGGVSVGDFDYLPDIYRALEAEVLFNKVAMRPGSVTTVAVVNHKYLFGLSGNPSACYSGFELFTKPALYHMMGARKYYPAMVRATLMEDFSKANPFTRFVRAEAMINGREATVRPSGFNKSGAVVSIAHSNAMMMLPGGTRGYRIGHEVDVLLTASEMYQQELYL, from the coding sequence ATGGTCGTAGAAAAGAGACATCCGATTCCAGTAGCAGAAGCCATCAAACGTGTAGTGAGTGTGCCTATTTGTACTGAAACAATTCAAGAAAATATTTATAATTGTGAAGGTTACATTTTAGCTGAAGATATTGTTGCAACATACGATATTCCGCGTTTTGATAAGTCCCCTTATGATGGATTCGCAATTCGTAGTGAAGATTCGCAGGGAGCCAGTGGTGAGAATCGCATTGCTTTTGAAGTAGTTGATCATATTGGTGCGGGGGCAGTATCGTCTCAAACTTTACAACAAGGGCAAGCTGTACGCATTATGACAGGAGCTCAAATTCCTGAAGGAGCCGATGCAGTTGTCATGCTTGAACAAACGACAGAAACAACAAACGGTTTCACAGTGCGTAAGCCTTTTGGGCATTTAGAAAATATCTCCTTGCAAGGTGAAGAAACGAAAACTGGAGATGTCGTACTACATCGTGGACAACGTATTAATGCAGGTGCCGTTGCAGTATTAGCAACATTTGGCTATGCTGAAATACCTGTTTATCGTAAACCGACTGCAGCTATTATTGCGACTGGAAGCGAATTGTTAGATGTTACTGATGATTTAGAACCGGGGAAAATTCGTAATTCTAATGGACCTATGATTCATGCATTGTTACAAAAAGAAGGGATTACGTGCGAACGTTATAATATTCAAAAAGATTATTATGATGATAGTTTAGATGTTGTTCAATCTGCACTTGCTAAACACGATATAGTGATTACAACTGGTGGTGTATCGGTTGGTGATTTTGATTATTTACCAGACATTTATCGTGCATTAGAAGCAGAGGTACTATTCAACAAAGTGGCAATGCGACCAGGCAGTGTGACAACAGTAGCCGTAGTAAATCATAAATATTTATTCGGTTTATCTGGTAACCCATCTGCATGTTATTCGGGATTTGAGCTGTTTACAAAGCCAGCACTTTATCACATGATGGGAGCAAGAAAGTATTATCCTGCGATGGTTCGTGCTACATTGATGGAAGATTTTTCAAAAGCGAATCCATTTACTCGATTTGTACGTGCAGAAGCGATGATAAATGGGAGAGAAGCAACTGTTCGACCCTCAGGTTTTAATAAGTCAGGTGCTGTTGTTTCTATTGCTCATAGTAACGCAATGATGATGTTACCGGGTGGGACGAGAGGTTATCGTATTGGACATGAAGTGGATGTACTATTGACTGCATCAGAGATGTATCAGCAGGAGTTATATTTATGA